One window of the Anaerolineales bacterium genome contains the following:
- a CDS encoding SHOCT domain-containing protein: MRRARRRRMVVGAAVVGHAAARSGASQQAAADQAAAQSAAPAPAAAPAEADVNTQIQQLAQMHNAGVLTDAEFAAAKAKLLGT; the protein is encoded by the coding sequence ACGACGAAGGCGCATGGTTGTCGGGGCGGCAGTTGTCGGCCACGCTGCGGCTAGGAGCGGTGCCTCCCAACAGGCAGCGGCGGACCAGGCGGCTGCGCAGTCGGCAGCGCCGGCACCGGCTGCGGCCCCGGCCGAGGCGGATGTCAACACCCAGATCCAGCAGCTGGCACAAATGCACAACGCCGGTGTTTTGACCGACGCCGAGTTTGCCGCGGCGAAGGCCAAGCTCCTCGGCACGTAG